The genome window TCTTCGCGCTCCAGCGAAAGATCGATCTGGAGCTCTTCCATTTTGGCCAGCAGGTTGCTTTGCCCTGCCAGCTCAGAAACCAGCACGCGGCGGATGTTGCCGATGTACTCCGGCTCAATGTGCTCGTACGTTTTTGGATCGCGCATGACCGCGCTGACGTGAATTCCGCCTTTGTGCGCAAAAGCGCTGTGTCCGACAAACGGCTGGTTGTTCGGCAGCGTCATGTTGGCGATCTCTGCTACGTAGCGGGAGAGCTGTGTCAGCTCCTGCAGCTGCTCGCTGCTCACACATTGGTAACCCAGCTTCAGCTGGAGATTGGGGATGACGGAAATCAGATTCACGTTTCCGCAGCGCTCCCCGATTCCATTGATCGTACCTTGCACTTGCTTTGCTCCCGCCTGAATCGCTGCGAGCGCATTGGCTACGGCCACCCCGCTGTCGTTGTGCGGGTGAATTCCGAGCGGCGTACGGATGCCTTCCGTTACGTTCTTCACGATATCGTAGACTTCTGTCGGGAGACTTCCCCCATTGGTGTCACAGAGGACGATCCAGTCCGCCCCAGCTTCCTCAGCCACTTCCAGCACGCGCAGCGCATAGCGCGGGTTGGCTTTGTAGCCATCGAAGAAGTGCTCCGCCAGGAAGAGGGTCACGAGTCCGTTTTCTTTCAAAAAGGCAACCGAATCGGCTACCATCCGCAGGTTTTCTTCCAATGTCGTTTTGAGAGCATCGGTGACGTGCAAGTCCCACGATTTGCCGAAAATGGCCGCTGCTTTTACGCCACTCGCAATGAGTGCCCGCAGATTGTCATCTTCTGCCGCCGCCACATTCGGACGACAGGTGCTCCCAAAAGCCGTAACCTTAGCATGCTGGAGAGGAATCTCCCGAATACGTTCAAAAAAGGCCATATCCTTCGGGTTGCTTCCCGGCCAACCGCCCTCGATAAAATCGATACCGAATTGATCTAGCCGCAGTGCGATCTTTATCTTGTCTTCCACCGACAGGCTGATCCCTTCTCCCTGCGTACCATCTCGCAGGGTCGTATCGTACAGATACACCTTGCTCTCCATGTCTCCACCCATTTCTGAACAATTTTCAGAATAATCTTATCATTTGAATCTTTAGATGCTATCCAGTATACCATAGCCCAAATAGATTTAGAACGCGAGGCGGTATAGGTTTTTTCTATGCACGCATAGGCAGTACAAACGAGACAGTTCGGTCGATCGCTTCCTCCAGCTGCTCGGTGCTTCCCAGGAAAGGATGACGT of Brevibacillus choshinensis contains these proteins:
- the cimA gene encoding citramalate synthase, producing MESKVYLYDTTLRDGTQGEGISLSVEDKIKIALRLDQFGIDFIEGGWPGSNPKDMAFFERIREIPLQHAKVTAFGSTCRPNVAAAEDDNLRALIASGVKAAAIFGKSWDLHVTDALKTTLEENLRMVADSVAFLKENGLVTLFLAEHFFDGYKANPRYALRVLEVAEEAGADWIVLCDTNGGSLPTEVYDIVKNVTEGIRTPLGIHPHNDSGVAVANALAAIQAGAKQVQGTINGIGERCGNVNLISVIPNLQLKLGYQCVSSEQLQELTQLSRYVAEIANMTLPNNQPFVGHSAFAHKGGIHVSAVMRDPKTYEHIEPEYIGNIRRVLVSELAGQSNLLAKMEELQIDLSLEREEAREIITRIKEREFQGYQYEGAEASLTLMLLEAAGKLKNLFTLDSFKILMEKAAVRAITSEATVKLNVNGETVHTAADGNGPVNALDNAMRKALEKYYPCIAKMHLADYKVRVLDENGATAAKVRVLIESAYNGEKWSTVGVSTNVIEASWEALADSIRFLLWKEGCEESGFHQTANARVGIVNH